In Paractinoplanes brasiliensis, the following proteins share a genomic window:
- a CDS encoding GntR family transcriptional regulator — translation MFHDRSPIYLQIADGIKNDVLSGALKEDDQVMSTNQYAAFYRINPATAAKGFAQLVDEGVLYKRRGIGMFVSPDAPAKLRAERRQRFFTEVVDPMLDEAKRVGIGVDDITHYLGSRR, via the coding sequence GTGTTCCACGACCGCAGCCCCATCTACCTGCAGATCGCCGACGGCATCAAGAACGACGTCCTGAGCGGGGCCCTCAAGGAGGACGACCAGGTCATGAGCACGAATCAGTACGCCGCCTTCTACCGCATCAACCCGGCCACCGCGGCCAAGGGCTTCGCCCAGCTCGTCGACGAGGGCGTGCTCTACAAGCGGCGCGGCATCGGCATGTTCGTCAGCCCCGACGCGCCCGCCAAGCTGCGGGCCGAACGGCGGCAGCGGTTCTTCACCGAGGTCGTCGACCCGATGCTCGACGAAGCCAAGCGGGTCGGCATCGGTGTCGACGACATCACGCACTACCTGGGGAGCCGGCGATGA
- a CDS encoding ABC transporter ATP-binding protein, whose product MIELRGVTVRYGSTLAVDNVDLELPTGSIYGLLGRNGSGKTSLLSVLASYRRPSSGTVLIDGEEAFENPRITRRTSFIRDTLDLSDSDRISTVLAVAGWLRPGWDAEYAGKLLDTFELSPRRRVSGLSRGQRSMLGATLGLATRAPLTILDETYLGMDAVARTLFYRELLDDYLAHPRTIVLSTHLIEEVAELFERVIIMDRGRILLHDETDALRGRGVTVTGPAELVTAFAAGHTVLGEHNLGGVRALTLDGRLDPDEIARGERDGLSFGPLGLQELFVHLTSQPRPLEASR is encoded by the coding sequence ATGATCGAGCTGCGTGGCGTCACGGTCCGGTACGGCAGCACGCTCGCCGTCGACAACGTGGACCTCGAACTGCCCACCGGCAGCATCTACGGCCTGCTCGGCCGCAACGGCTCGGGCAAGACCAGCCTGCTCAGCGTCCTCGCGTCGTACCGCCGGCCGTCCAGCGGCACGGTGCTGATCGACGGCGAGGAGGCGTTCGAGAACCCGCGGATCACGCGGCGGACCAGCTTCATCCGCGACACCCTCGACCTCAGCGACTCCGACCGGATCAGCACCGTGCTCGCCGTCGCGGGCTGGCTGCGCCCGGGCTGGGACGCCGAATACGCGGGCAAGCTGCTCGACACGTTCGAGCTCAGCCCCCGCCGGCGCGTCTCCGGGTTGTCCCGCGGGCAGCGCTCCATGCTGGGCGCGACCCTGGGACTGGCCACCCGGGCCCCGTTGACCATCCTCGACGAGACCTACCTGGGCATGGACGCGGTGGCCCGCACGCTCTTCTACCGCGAGCTGCTCGACGACTACCTGGCCCACCCGCGCACGATCGTGCTCTCCACCCACCTCATCGAGGAGGTGGCCGAGCTGTTCGAGCGGGTGATCATCATGGACCGCGGCCGGATCCTGCTGCACGACGAGACCGATGCGCTGCGCGGGCGCGGGGTCACCGTGACCGGGCCGGCCGAGCTGGTGACCGCGTTCGCGGCCGGGCACACCGTGCTCGGCGAGCACAACCTGGGCGGCGTACGGGCCCTGACCCTGGACGGCCGCCTCGACCCGGACGAGATCGCTCGCGGCGAGCGCGACGGCCTGTCCTTCGGCCCGCTCGGCCTGCAGGAACTCTTCGTCCACCTCACCTCGCAGCCCCGGCCCTTGGAGGCGTCCCGATGA
- a CDS encoding protein-tyrosine phosphatase family protein, protein MRAALHVIAGPGPGQLATIAHPRADAWPVEQLGALARAGVNVLVSALTTVEQHRLGFGDTAATAASYGLQFVSFPVPEGGVPRDEAVQVVQLAGQLAGQVRAGRFVVTQCFGGIGRSTLLACTTLVLLGIPPGEALSRVTGGTEMPVTQDWLYDFVASHPSRRLADSA, encoded by the coding sequence ATGAGAGCAGCACTCCATGTGATCGCCGGGCCGGGGCCCGGGCAATTGGCGACGATCGCGCACCCGCGCGCCGACGCCTGGCCGGTCGAGCAACTCGGCGCGTTGGCCCGCGCCGGGGTGAACGTGCTCGTGTCGGCCTTGACCACCGTCGAACAGCATCGGCTGGGCTTCGGCGACACGGCCGCCACGGCCGCGTCGTACGGCCTGCAGTTCGTCTCGTTCCCGGTACCCGAGGGCGGGGTGCCGCGCGACGAGGCGGTGCAGGTCGTCCAGCTGGCCGGCCAGCTGGCGGGGCAGGTGCGGGCCGGCCGCTTCGTGGTGACCCAGTGCTTCGGCGGGATAGGGCGTTCCACGCTACTCGCCTGTACGACGCTGGTGCTGCTGGGCATCCCTCCCGGCGAGGCGCTGAGCCGGGTCACCGGCGGCACGGAGATGCCGGTGACCCAGGACTGGCTCTACGACTTCGTCGCGTCCCACCCGTCGCGCCGGCTCGCCGATTCCGCCTGA
- a CDS encoding D-alanine--D-alanine ligase family protein: MTTPRKTRVAIVFGGRSSEHAISCVSAGSILHALDPDQYEVVPVGITREGRWVLSSADPSTLAIRDKQLPEVTADSGHAVVLAADPTATDLIVHDPAEGMSSLAGVDVVFPVLHGAYGEDGTIQGMLEMAGLPYVGANVFASAAAMDKEFTKKLAIAEGIPVGPYAVLRAGVSLSEKDKDRLGLPVFVKPSRAGSSHGITKVTDWAQLDEAVATARRIDPKVLVEAAVVGREIECGVLEGEAGGTPESSLLAEIHVDDNDWYDFETKYIQGSRYSLPADLPAEVTRQVQEYARRTFTALDCAGLARVDFFVTADNEVYLNEINTMPGMTPTSMFPLMWAATGLEYPKVVDRLIRTALRRGTGLH; encoded by the coding sequence GTGACGACCCCTCGGAAAACCCGCGTCGCGATCGTCTTCGGCGGTCGCAGCTCCGAGCACGCCATCTCGTGTGTGAGCGCCGGCAGCATCCTGCACGCGCTCGACCCCGACCAGTACGAGGTGGTTCCGGTCGGCATCACCAGGGAGGGGCGCTGGGTCCTCTCCTCGGCCGACCCGTCGACGCTGGCGATCCGGGACAAGCAGCTGCCCGAGGTCACGGCGGACAGCGGGCACGCGGTTGTGCTGGCGGCCGACCCGACGGCCACCGACCTGATCGTGCACGACCCGGCCGAGGGCATGTCCTCGCTGGCCGGGGTCGATGTCGTCTTCCCGGTGCTGCACGGGGCGTACGGGGAGGACGGCACCATCCAGGGCATGCTCGAGATGGCCGGCCTGCCCTACGTGGGCGCCAACGTCTTCGCCTCGGCCGCGGCCATGGACAAGGAGTTCACCAAGAAGCTCGCGATCGCCGAGGGCATCCCGGTGGGTCCGTACGCGGTGCTCCGGGCCGGGGTTTCACTTTCCGAAAAAGACAAGGATCGGCTCGGGCTGCCCGTCTTCGTGAAGCCGTCGCGCGCGGGCTCGTCGCACGGCATCACCAAGGTCACCGACTGGGCGCAGCTCGACGAGGCCGTCGCCACTGCCCGCCGGATCGACCCCAAGGTGCTGGTCGAGGCCGCTGTCGTCGGGCGCGAGATCGAGTGCGGCGTGCTCGAGGGCGAGGCGGGGGGAACGCCCGAGTCGTCCCTGCTGGCCGAGATCCACGTCGACGACAACGACTGGTACGACTTCGAGACCAAGTACATCCAGGGCAGCCGCTACAGCCTCCCGGCCGACCTGCCTGCCGAGGTGACCCGCCAGGTGCAGGAGTACGCACGGCGCACGTTCACCGCGCTCGACTGCGCCGGCCTGGCCCGGGTCGACTTCTTCGTCACCGCCGACAACGAGGTCTACCTCAACGAGATCAACACGATGCCGGGCATGACGCCGACGTC